AGAAAGACAATCAGTATGAACAAGCGTGCGCACTGTTGACACATTATTACATCCCCATTGTGATAAATGTTAACATGAATATTATGCAAATTGttcctggttaaaaaaaacacgcTTCCAATGTGCTATACAGTTGTTATTCATCCACTATGTAAGAGAGACCCCTACTGGCTaaaaacatcactgcagtttgaGGACGTAGTTCCGTTTCCGGTGTAAACAAACAAGCCAATATGGCGACTTACCCGGTCAAAAAGAAGAGACATGACAAACTTCTGCTGGCAGAAATGAGCGTTTGTGAACACTGGACACAATATACGACACAATGACTGAACCGAGAAGTGAGCGGAGTTTAGTTCGCTACTTCTGCACCGCCGGTAACGGGATGGAGCGTTTCTTAGTTGACGAGGTGAAGAAGAAGCTGGCGGCTGAAGACGTGAGTGTTTCTGACGAAGAGACAAACCAACGGTCGTAACGGCTGTTCACTAAACCATAGTCTTTGTAGCTAACAGCTACAGTACAAGAGAAATTATGataataaattcaaataaattaaaatatacttcTAATTCAAAGTGCTGTTGTTCTAAGTTACAGCTTATGTTTATAATTATTGAATTTACAACAAAGTTATTGTTAGTGCACGTTTATTACACAACTGTAACGTTAAATCAAACGTCTTGCCctgtttgttattgattaatctggcaaggcaagtttatttgtatagcacatttcatcaAGGCAattaaaagtgctttacagagaatataaaaggcatcaagacaatataaaagcaacacagggcaatataaaatacatttaaatacagttacAAAGGattaaattggaaataaaaaatgagctaaaattgaataagacagataaaacaggagaataaattgttacagtgcagtgtaagatattaacccTTAAATtaggtttaataaaaggcagcggcaaacaAAAGTCTTGAGTTGTGATTTAAAAGACTTGAGAgttgcagttttctgggagtttgttccagatgtgtggagcataaaaactgaacgttgcttctccatgtttagttttgactctggggacagaaagcagacctgtcccagataACCTGAGAGATGTGGATGGTTCATAATATAGCAGCAGATCAGtagcattttaaaaatcaaatactTGACAAGATCATAGACTTTATATGAAGAGGACAATATGCTTATTAATGGCGTTGAATTTTGTCTGTAAACACTGGCCTGCtctttttgttaatgttttgtatgCCCAGGTGTGTCAGATGCCAGGTAAAGTGTTGTTCAGCTCCTCTGCAAAGATCGTCAGAGTCAGTGAGCTGAAGGCTGCAGAGAGACTCTTCCTCCTGTTGAAACAAGACTCACCTGTGAGGCTGTCAGGCCACACCAACCCAGGTAGAAGCCTGACAGAGCAGATCCACAGATTATATATAACACTGGTGATACCATGTCAGATATTCTGTTTGCGATAAACTGTTTGCCTCTCAATTCTTGTGTGGCTTAAAAGTCCCAAAGTCACCTTAAATGCATCATAACAATCATCTTTCCACATCACTATAAGAAAAATCTTGCATTTCAGTGCCTAATTACCTTTTTTTGTATCAACTTGTGATTTGTGTTCTCTGTGATTTTCATAGCAAAGGCAGCCTCTGTGTTGCAGTCCAGACTATTGGGTGACATAAATGAATGGACCAGTGCTGTAATGACATGGAGTCGCCTGCAGGGGGAGTTGGCAGGAAGGAGAACCACTGTCAACATATCAAGCACTTTCCtggaagggaggaagagggaggagggcagagagagcgaagaacagaggagagaggaggagaagtgcGATGAGGAGTTCCGAAAAAGTAcaggagagcagagggaggaggagagtggagaCGGGAGGTTGAGATGTGCAGTACAGACAAGCAGAGAGACCTGTGGAGTTGAAGCCCAgacactggagaaaaaaagaaagagggatgatgaagaggaggcaAGTAGTGGCAAAAATGTAGAGAAACAGAGGACATCTGAGAGAGCAATAATGAGAGAGGATGatgaagaggggaggagggtggTTATGGAATTTGTCAGCTGTAtacaaaatggagaaaaagaaatgatgtCAGAAACAGATTTGTATGGCAAAGGATCAGTGTGTAACCACGCAACACCAGGACTAGACCACGATGTGGAAAGTAGCAGCTGGAAGATAGATGACATGACAGAGGACTGTGCTCTGGAAAATGTGGTACATGGTAATAAGATGGatccatttttttcattttttttattaattcaccttctaagtttgacatttttcatttctgtttttatttcttcttgtttgCCTCCATGTAATGAAGTGAAGACcaacagaggaggagataaGACACTGCAGCACAGTAGGAACAAACCAGAGCCGCCGTCGCTGTCGCCGCTGCCTTCTTCTGTCCCGGCTTCCTTCAGGATCAGCTGCAAGTGTACTGGATCTCTGTCCCGATACCTCAGCATACAGGTTAGGGGAAGTTAAGATGCAAatcacaaagcagaacaaagtCAGCATATTGTCTCTGGcaggttaaaataaaattagtttGATCTTTGTGTGCCCTTCTGAACATCTTTGTAAAGCTGCACTGACTTAATGGGAAAATACATCACTCTCATTAATTTGTGGACTCCgtaaaaagtgttaaaagatTCAAATCATCTAGAAGAACGGGCAGGGAAATTGCTAAGTTCTCCATCAAATTGTCAGAAGGACATATTTTTTAATaccctcacacacataaataccgGCATCCATACCCACTTGAGATGTCAGTCACATAAATAACTGTATGTTATTTTTAGAGGAATATAGTGTGTCTGTAAATTATATCTAATACAGGAGGTGAGCAAAGTTATCGGAGCAGGTCTGAGCAGACTCTTGGGCTGGAAGGTTGACCTGAAGAATCCACAGCTGGAGGTAAACTCTTTTATTGTGCTAAAAAATCTCCCTGATTGTATGAGTGTGGATTTATTATGCACACGCTATTTAAATGTTATCTATGTCTTTATGGGTGTTACAGTTGTTTGTTCTTTTCTGCAGGTTGCTGTTAACTTGAGTGATGACCACTGCCTGTTGGGGATACCACTGACCAGGTTATTGACTAGAACAATCTGCTGTCCTCATAGAGTGGCCATGAAAGCCTCTTGAAGACTTTGAACACACTAATAACAACATATAATAGTGCCTTTCATTATGTTTGTTGTCTTACTACTTTGTGACCGTATTGTAGTTTTTTATGATTTCTCTGTGCCTTGGCTGCTAGCCAGAATCACCAACAGGAAATGCCGCTGCACATGACCAAAATTGtcctaaacatttttttaaaaaaatcctgaaaCACATGGTAGTGGCTTATAGACTTGTTTAAAAGTTTCATATCGCAGCTTTAATCAATTTGATGAGCAGTCATAAGTGTAGCTTATGAATGAGGCtcttgtttctttccttcagGTTACCTCTGGCTAACCGGAGCTACATTAAAACCACAGGACTGAGGTCTACAGTAGCCTGGGCTATGGCCTCGCTGGCTCAGATACAGGTAATTACACACCCAGCCGCCAGTGTGTCTGCTGCTTTGTTCTttgtacatttatgttttaactATGTGTACGcttttgtttatgtatgtaaATCAGATGGCATTATTAAACTATGAAAGCAACGGCCTGTTTTTGCCGTAGAGGGATCTTCTATTTAGAATGATCAGATTTTATGTCCATGACCAACAGTATGCACTGTATTTTATCTCCTTTTTTCCCAGTCAGGTTCCTGTGTGGTTGACCCAATGTGTGGGGTGGGAACCATCTTAATAGAAGCAGCACAGGAACATAAGGTAAGGACAGAAATCCACTCAGTATATCTGTATGTTTGTAAAGTGTAGAAAAATTTGAAAAGTGAACTTTGTAGGTTTGGACAGTCCTGGTACACACaacttcacaatttttcaagttgttgacttgttttttttcacatgtacTGTTTGTTAATGCAAAGAATATTGTTCAGATATGTTCAGTAATATTTCCTCATCATAATTAGTGCAGTTTATATGATTTCATTGATTTTGTTAAttgactgtttttttccatttgacaACTCATCTTTGGTCTCACTTATAGTGTGTAGTAATAGCGTTCAGTTAGAACACCACTGTTATAGTCTGACCTATGGTCTCTTCAGGATGTCTGTTTCCTGGGTATGGACATTGATGACGGACAGCTGCAGAAAGCCAATGAGAACATAGTGTTCGCAGAGCTGGGAAACAGGATACACCTGCTGAGAGCTTCATCCATGGGTAGGAAACCTGCACAAAATGATCACAGGAATAATCAGAAATGTATGATGTCATTAAACCTTTTGCATTTTTGGCATTAAGCTAAGGTCACATTTCCACAGTAGTCTGCAGTGGGTGCCTCAGCAGAATCCACTTCAATGCATCGATAGAAGTTGTATATAAAGTTGTGTGTGCCATAATAAATAGTCAACTGCCAAATAGATGCAAATGACAATAGATGCCAAAGATGTCACTGTGTCCTTACATTGTCTATTTAAAAGTTTTGACATTGATGTACTTGTCATGATTCAGCAAAAACTCCAGATATCacataaacaaaatgtcatttttcctgTGCTCTGCAAATAGTTTATAGATTTGAGTTATTATGGCTTATAGAAAGTAACCTCTCTGGTAGATTTCCAGCTCTGCAGGATCATCtagttaaaaacaattaattaaaacagGAGTTACATCTGCTGTAGACACATTTTTCTGATCATCATATGCCAGGCAGTAGAACTAAAGCAGACATGTTCAGTGGTTTTACAAAACCTgcctgtttcagtgtgtttagtAGTTTGTGCACATAATTTGTAAATCAGCCACATTTTTAAGATAGCATCATCTGTACTGTGTAATATATTAGCTTAGAATAACACAAGCTCCAATTGAAACATATTATGGTCACTTTTAAAGTATAGTTGGCTACAAGAGCACGGGGCTGACACGATACATTAACTGTTATGAATAGACTTatgaatatttcaaaaaaataaattatgtattaatgcacttttacttaaggGATATCTTGCTCTTAGAAAATGAACTCTTAATTTAGTTGAGTGTAGATCCAAAGCTGCATGTTTTGGATGGGAATCAGTGAGTGGGAGGTGAGTGTGGACCCTACTGTCATGTACTAAATTACCTCTTGGCTTGTTTGTCCtcccccgtgtgtgtgtgtgtgtgtgcatgtgtgtgtgtgtgtgtgtgcagtgctgCCTCTGCCCAGTGCCAGTGTAGATGCTGTCGTTTGTGACCTGCCATTTGGCAGGAAGTTtggcaacaaaacaaacatggcaGCCAACTTGCCACTCATCCTCACTGAGATGGAGAGGTTTGTGCTTCTGTGCTCCTGCTTTCATTGTTTCTTTTCAAATTGTTTAGTGAAACAGAACTGTTCCtagttttttctgtgtgtgtgcacatgtgggTCTGTGTTGTGGTACTGTGCAGAATTCTGAACCTATGAGTTGAGTTGCACATCAGTGTAGGTCCCAAACTTAGTTTAAATTTGGTAATATTGGAtatttttgtgtagtttttagGTTGAAACTTTCCTTTATATCAACAATAGAAATTTCATGAGTGAATAGTTAAAGAAAACTGTTTGTAATGATCTAATTTACAATAGTTTTAAATTTGGCAGATGTACGCATGTTGATTGGTTTATGATACTGTTGCAGCATATTTAGAACTTCATGCCTATTCAAATAGGCTGACAAATAGTCTATCCAAATGCTCCTTATTTGTGTGGTTGCAATTCTTCAGACatattattttacatgtatttgtttCAGACAGTTATTTAGAATTGTAAGATTAAAAAAGgtaattgtaaatataaaaagttgtaattaaattaacatgtgtctgtgtgtgtagagtCCTCTGTTTTGGTGGTACCCTGGTTCTCCTCCTGAGTCCTCAGTTGTCCTGTCTCCTGAAGAAACTCCTGGCACAGAAAGGTGCAGGACCAACATCTAACCAGGAAACTGAGCCTCAAACTGGGAAACAAGACAGTCaattttctcctctgtcttcctCAAAACAGCAGACTTTCCAAAGCTTCGAGGGTATCAAATCATCTTCTACCCAGGAAAAAGATCCTCAGACTGGGCTACAACACAGTCcgtctccccctctctcctcactGAAGCTCCAGGCGACTCTGAGAGTCAGCTTAGGCGCGATAGATGGACTCATCCATAAATATGTCAAGACAGACACTTGATCAGTGTTGGTGGAAGTTACATTTCAAAGTAATGAGCAATTTCTCTTTGTTACTTATCATGAAAAATAAGTAGTTGTGTTGAAATGCCACACTGTATTAGAACTACTCTGTGACATGTATCTTTTGTTCGCCTACTGTTCTTTAAttgcaaataaatatatatatatatttttgaaacaatggtGAATTTTGAGTGTTGTGTGAGCTGTGGATTGGAATTTTTTTCCATTCCAGGAAAATCCTTTGCCCACCTTCCTATTCTgcttttaatttacattcaaATCATCTCAACTGCATTTGAAAGAAGGTAACTTGAGACCTACTTGGATTGTGCTTTTGAAGATATGGC
This genomic stretch from Thunnus albacares chromosome 14, fThuAlb1.1, whole genome shotgun sequence harbors:
- the thumpd2 gene encoding THUMP domain-containing protein 2 encodes the protein MTEPRSERSLVRYFCTAGNGMERFLVDEVKKKLAAEDVCQMPGKVLFSSSAKIVRVSELKAAERLFLLLKQDSPVRLSGHTNPAKAASVLQSRLLGDINEWTSAVMTWSRLQGELAGRRTTVNISSTFLEGRKREEGRESEEQRREEEKCDEEFRKSTGEQREEESGDGRLRCAVQTSRETCGVEAQTLEKKRKRDDEEEASSGKNVEKQRTSERAIMREDDEEGRRVVMEFVSCIQNGEKEMMSETDLYGKGSVCNHATPGLDHDVESSSWKIDDMTEDCALENVVHVKTNRGGDKTLQHSRNKPEPPSLSPLPSSVPASFRISCKCTGSLSRYLSIQEVSKVIGAGLSRLLGWKVDLKNPQLEVAVNLSDDHCLLGIPLTRLPLANRSYIKTTGLRSTVAWAMASLAQIQSGSCVVDPMCGVGTILIEAAQEHKDVCFLGMDIDDGQLQKANENIVFAELGNRIHLLRASSMVLPLPSASVDAVVCDLPFGRKFGNKTNMAANLPLILTEMERVLCFGGTLVLLLSPQLSCLLKKLLAQKGAGPTSNQETEPQTGKQDSQFSPLSSSKQQTFQSFEGIKSSSTQEKDPQTGLQHSPSPPLSSLKLQATLRVSLGAIDGLIHKYVKTDT